The following proteins are co-located in the Chlorocebus sabaeus isolate Y175 chromosome 21, mChlSab1.0.hap1, whole genome shotgun sequence genome:
- the LOC103227169 gene encoding dynein light chain 1, cytoplasmic, whose protein sequence is MCDRKAVIKNADMSEEMQQDSVECATQALEKYNIEKDIAAYIKKEFDKKYNPTWHCIVGRNFGSYVTHETKHFIYFYLGQVAILLFKSG, encoded by the coding sequence ATGTGCGACCGAAAGGCCGTGATCAAAAATGCGGACATGTCGGAAGAGATGCAACAGGACTCGGTGGAGTGCGCTACTCAGGCGCTGGAGAAATACAACATAGAGAAGGACATTGCGGCTTATATCAAGAAGGAATTTGACAAGAAGTACAATCCCACCTGGCATTGCATCGTGGGAAGGAACTTCGGCAGTTACGTGACACATGAAACCAAACACTTCATCTACTTCTACCTGGGCCAAGTGGCCATTCTTCTGTTCAAATCTGGTTAA